CTTGGACCAATACCTCTCCATGGTTCAGGAAAAAGAAATTGCTGGGTTATCGAAGCGAAATCCAGACTTCACGAATGTGGTGCCTTCGTCCGAACTCTCTGCGTACTGGGGCTTCCCAGGAATTAAGCCGACGTTCCGCTTCGGTGAAATGACGTTTGGGAGCGTGGTGCGTGGCTGAAGCCATTCAAGAGCGCTGCTCGGCTTGCTGGCTGCATCAACCGCTTTGTTTATGTGCCGAAGTGCCGCGCATCGAGTCTCAGACCCGTGTGAAAGTCGTTTTGCACTGCGGCGAATTAAGCAGGCCCAGTAATACCGGTCACTTAATACCGCTGGCGCTTACCCAAGCTCGCTGTATCGTTCGCGGGGGAGAGTCGGGCGAAAGGCTCGATGCCCAAGGGTTGCTGGATGATGAGCGTCGTAATGTGCTCCTCTATCCCGATCCAAACGCAACGGTATTGTCTACTGAGTTTAACACTCAAGACGAGAGACCCCTGACCCTCATAGTGCCCGATGGAAGCTGGCGGCAGTCGCGTCGAATGTTTTGCCGTGATTTGGGAATTTTGCCTATTGAAAGAGTTTGTCTTCCCGTAGGCGAATTGAGTCAATATGAGTTACGTCGACAAACTGACCCTGCCCATTGCTCCACTCTTGAGGCGGTTGCTCGAGCGCTCGGTGTTCTTGAGTCGGCGGTGCTTCAAGAATCATTAGAGGCAATGATGACTCTCTTTGTGGAGCGGGCAAGTGCGGGTCGTTTCGGGGATGCTTATTCGGGCAAGCTTTTAAGTCCGATGACGGTCTTACCTGAATTCTCTACTGCGCAGTTTTAGATTTCTTGTGAGCAATACGCTCAGGGGCTTCGTCCGAAATTGCTTTCACCAAATGACCCATTTTGTGCTTCTCCGGAACGATATCTACAGTGAATCCCTGTTTGCGAATAGCGGCCCCGGTGACAGGTCCAATCGATGCGATGATGACGCGTTCCATGGCATGGCGCAAAGATGATTCCTGACCAATTTCGTTGGCGACATGCATGAGGTTGGATATTTGATGGCTACTGGTAAAGACCATGCAGTCGACTTTGCCTTGGATGATTTCGTGAATCGCAATTTGAAGCGGGCCGGTGTCGTCGGGCAGCTGCCAGCCGTAGATTGGAATAGGGCAGACATCGGCTTGGCGCTTCTTAAGTTCATCAATAAAGGCTTGGTTGCGGGCGCCATACTCTTGAACATGAATTCTTTTTTGGCTTATTGGCCATTGGTCGTCTAGCAGTTCCAGAACTTTTTCCCAGGTATTTGGGGGATCCGCGACCAGTAGAGGCTTTAGCCCATATTGCTTAAGAGTGGCCACGGGTTTTGGTCCGCGAGAAATGATTGTCGCCTTGCTAAGAGCCGCAACGATGAGTTCTTGGGGCCACCGCGTCGACATCGCTTCAATCAATATCTTCGTCCCCACACCGGTCA
This is a stretch of genomic DNA from Deltaproteobacteria bacterium. It encodes these proteins:
- a CDS encoding DTW domain-containing protein, with the protein product MAEAIQERCSACWLHQPLCLCAEVPRIESQTRVKVVLHCGELSRPSNTGHLIPLALTQARCIVRGGESGERLDAQGLLDDERRNVLLYPDPNATVLSTEFNTQDERPLTLIVPDGSWRQSRRMFCRDLGILPIERVCLPVGELSQYELRRQTDPAHCSTLEAVARALGVLESAVLQESLEAMMTLFVERASAGRFGDAYSGKLLSPMTVLPEFSTAQF
- a CDS encoding uroporphyrinogen-III synthase: MHRLVPKSLTEPSNGSYDVGVNKIDPKKPLSGLRIASFESRHSSNMAKLLEKRGATPLQAPSLQEVPYQDHTDAIAFGEVLLAGNCSCLIVMTGVGTKILIEAMSTRWPQELIVAALSKATIISRGPKPVATLKQYGLKPLLVADPPNTWEKVLELLDDQWPISQKRIHVQEYGARNQAFIDELKKRQADVCPIPIYGWQLPDDTGPLQIAIHEIIQGKVDCMVFTSSHQISNLMHVANEIGQESSLRHAMERVIIASIGPVTGAAIRKQGFTVDIVPEKHKMGHLVKAISDEAPERIAHKKSKTAQ